A stretch of DNA from Campylobacter sp. MG1:
AATGAAGTTCAAATTGAAGCTACTTTCAAAGATGGAACCAAATTAGTAACTATCCATAATCCAATTAACTAAGGAGGAATTATGAAATTAGGTGAAATAATTTATGCACAAGGTGATATAGTTTGCAACGAAGGTCGTGAAAGTATAGAAATTGAAGTTGTAAATACAGGAGATAGACCAGTTCAAGTAGGTTCTCATTATCATTTTTATGAAACAAATAAACTTTTAGAATTTGATAGAGAAAAAGCTCGTGGAAAGCGTTTAGATATTATTAGTGGAACTGCAGTTCGTTTTGAACCAGGTATGAAAAAAAGTGTTAAGTTAATTGATTTAGCAGGTAGTCGTGAAGTTTGGGGACAAAATTGCAAAATCAATGGTAAATTAGATAAATAAGGAGCAATAATGTTTAAAATAACTAGAGCAGAATACGCATCTCATTTTGGACCAACTACTGGTGATAGTATAAGATTAGCTGATACAAATCTTTTTGCTAGAGTTGAAAAAGACTATACAAAATATGGCGAAGAGTGCAAATTCGGTGGTGGAAAAACTCTTCGTGATGGTATGGGTCAAAACTCAAGATTTTTAGATAAAGATGTAGTTGATTTAGTAATTACAAATGCACTTATAATTGATTATACAGGTATTTATAAAGCAGATATAGGTATTAAAAATGGGAAAATCCACGCAATTGGTAAAGGTGGAAACCCTGATATTACTGATGATATTGACTTTGTAACTGGAGTTGGCACTGAAGCACTTGCAGGAGAAGGTCTTATAGTTACAGCAGGTGGGATTGATACTCATATACATTTTATAAATCCTGAACAAGTTGATGAAGCTTTAAGCAATGGTATTACTACTTTATTTGGTGGTGGAACAGGTCCAAACGATGGTTCTAAGGCTACAACTTGCACCCCTGGTATATTTAATATAAAAAGAATGCTTCAAGGCACTGATGATTTACCTATTAATATAGGTCTTTATGCTAAAGGTCATGGTTCTAATGTAGAAGTGAATTTAGAACAACTTCGTGCAGGTGCAGCAGGACTTAAAATTCACGAAGACTGGGGAACTACAAAAAGTGCTATTGATAACGCATTAAAAGCTGCAGAGATTGCTGATGTATCAGTAGGTATTCACACAGATACATTAAATGAATATGGTTGTGTAGAAGATACAAAAGCAGCAATTAATGGTAGAACTATTCATACATTCCATACAGAAGGTGCTGGTGGCGGTCATGCTCCTGATATTATTAAATTAGCAGGCGAGCCAAATATTTTACCAGCTTCAACAAACCCAACAATGCCATTTACGGTTAATACTATTGAAGAGCATTTAGATATGTTAATGGTTTGCCATCACTTAAGTAAAAATGTTAAAGAAGATGTTGCTTTTGCTGATAGTAGAATTAGAAAAGAAACAATCGGTGCTGAAGATGTATTACACGATATGGGTGTAATCTCAATTATGAGTAGTGATTCTCAAGCTATGGGAAGAATTGGTGAAGTTGTAAGTAGAACTTGGCAAACAGCTCATAAGATGAAAATCCAGCGTGGAGCATTAGGTAATGATAGTGAATATTCTGATAATGAGCGTATTAAAAGATATATTGCAAAATATACAATAAATCCAGCAATAGCAGCAGGAATTTCTACTTATGTAGGTAGTGTTGAAGTTGGTAAAATCGCTGATTTAGTATTATGGGATCCAAAATCATTTGGAACTAAACCTAAATTAATAATTAAAGGTGGATTTTGCTTACATTCAGTAATGGGAGATAGCAACGCATCAATTCCAACTCCACAACCAGTAATGCATAGAAAAATGTTTGGTGCTTTAGGTGTTGCATTACACGAAACTTGCTATAGTTTTATGTGCAAAATGGCAGTAGATGCAAATGTTGCTAAAGAATACGGAATTAAAAAACAAGTATTACCAATACAAGGTGCAGCTAGTGCTAAAAAATCTGATATGAAATTAAACAATGCAACTCCAAAAATTGAAGTTGACCCACAAACTTATGTAGTAACGGTTGATGGAGAAGTTGCATATAGCGAACCAGCTACAGAATTACCACTAACTCAAAGATATTATTTATTTTAGGAGAAAAAATGATAGTAAAAACCATACTAGGCAATATAAAAGATTATGATACTAAAGGCAAAATGATAGATAATGTAAAAGTTTCGCCTGATGATAGATTAAAACACATACTTCGCTTAACAAGTGATAGTGGAGTAGAAATTGGCATAAGCCTAGATAATGGTCATTTTCATAATGGCGATATTTTAGGCGAAGATGATAAGAGAGTTTTTGTAATAGAATGTTTGCCACAGAGTGTAATTTTGATTAAGCCAAAAGATATGATGCAAATGGGTTTTGTAGCTCATTCAATAGGCAATAGACATATGCCTGCTGTTTTTGAAGATGGTTTTATGATAGTTGAAGATGATTATTTAATAATTGAGTGGCTAGAAGAAAATCAAGTAAGCTATGAAAAAACGCAAAAAGTTTTGCGTCATGCTTTAAAACACGCGAGTCATCATCACTAATGTTAGGGCAGTTTTTATTTGATAGTGCCTTTGCAAATGGTGCTTATTCGCATAGTTTTGGTTTAGAAAGCTATATTTCTTGGGGCGTTGTAAAAGACGCTTCAAGCTTTCAAAAATGGTTAGAAAGTTATATGCTAGATGTATTTGCTACTAGCGATGGTGCTATTTATGCTATTGCTTGTGGTTTAAAGGGTAAAAAATTAAGTTTATTAAAATTAGCAAAAGTAGCTAATTCATCAATGGCTAGTGCTGAATACAAGGCTGCAGGTATTAGTATGGCAAGAGCTACTTTAAAAAATACAGAATTTATGCACGATGAATATGCAAGTTGGTATTATAAGGCTTGTGAGAACGATGAATTTTGCAATCCTGCTATTGCTTTTAGTGTTTTGGGGCAAAATATGGCTGTTGAATACGCATATTCAAGTATAAAAACACTAACTCAAAATGCAACTCGTGCTATACCATTATCTTATAAAAAATCAAGCGAGTTATTACATATTAATTTAGATTTAGCTAAACGCTCTGCTGATAAATCATTTTATTTAGCAAGTAATATTTTAAAAGATGGCTTTGTTAGTTTGGAAAATACTAAGATGTTGTTTAGTACTCATTATGAACTTGATATAGCTATGTTATCGCACGAAAGATTAGATTTTAGATTATTTATGAGTTAGTATTAAAGAATTTAAATCTTATTTTAAATTCTTTATTTTTTTAGCATAATTTTTAATTCTTATAGAATTAAGTATCACACAAATTGAGCTAAGCGACATAAAAATGCTAGCAATTAATGGATTTATAAGCCCCATAAAAGCTAGTGGAATGCTAACTATATTGTATAAAAAGCTTAATGCTAGGTTTGTTTTTATTAGTCTATAAGTTCTTTTTGCTAATAAATGAGAGTTTTTAATGCCTATTAATTTATTATCAAGCATAATTATATCACTTGAATTAAGGGCTAAATTAGTAGCGTTTTTAAAGCTAATTGATACTAATGCTAATTTTAAAGCTAGTGCGTCATTTATGCCATCACCTACCATTAAGACTTTATTATTTTTACTAAGGTTTTGAATTATTTTAAGCTTATCTTCGGGCAAGCATTCACTATATAAATCATCAATTTGTAGTTCTTTTGCTATTTTTTCGCAAGGCTTTTGCTTATCTCCTGATAGCATTATTACTTTTATATTTTGCTTTTTAAAATAATTTATTAGCTCTAAAGCATCATCATTTAATTGATTAGAAAATACAAAATGCTCTAAAATCTCATCATTTTTAGCAAAAAACATTTCAGTTTCGTTTTTAGAATTTGCATTAATATTATGATTATTTAATAATTTTGCAGAGCCTAGATAGTATTTATCATTTTCAAATTCCGCAATCACTCCTAAGCCGCTTAATTGCGTGAGCTTAAAGTCTTTTAAACTAGGTTTAGTATCTTTTATATATTCATTTAACGAACTTGCTATGAAGTGATTATTTTTATCTAAAATTGCTTTTAAAATGCTTTTTTCATAATTATTTAGATTTATTTGGCTTAATAATTCTAATTTTGATTTTGTTAAAACCCCAGTTTTATCAAATACAGCTATGTCAATTTTACTAAGATTTTCAATATAATTTGAGTTTTTAAATAATACTTTAAGCTTTAAAGCTTCGTGTAAGCACAAAAGATTTCCAACAGGAGCGCTAAGTGCAAGAGCGCAAGGACAAGCAATAATTAATAAACTAACGCTTCTAATAATTGCTTCTTGAATATCGCTCATATTATATAAAAAGCACAAAAACGCAATGCTAAAAATCGCATAACAAAAATAAACACCAATTTTATCAGTTAGTTTTTCTAGGTTTGATTTTTTAGTTTTATTTAGTAATTTTGCAAGTTTATTAATATAGCTATCTTGAAAAGTGCAATTTGCTATGTAATCAAAACTAGCACATTCAACCACACTAGCGCTTTTTATAAAATCTCCTTGCTTAATATCAACTAATTCGCTCTCACCTGTAATAGCACTTAGATTTAATCTAGCTTGTAAGCTTTTACAAGTGCCATCTATTAAGATTTTATCTCCTAAAAATACTCTAATTACATCATCTTTTTTTATTTTAGTAACGCTTATTTTTTCTATTTTGTCATTTTTAACAATATTTACACTAGCGTTTAATAAATCACTTAAAAAATCAATATTTTCTAAAGCTTGTTTATATGATAATTGTTCTAAAAATCTACCTATAAAAACAAAGCAAATTATCATAGCTACGCTATCAAAATACACATAAGAAAGTCTTGCAAACATAGCATAAATACTATAAATATAAACTAAACTAGCCCCAAAAGTAACTAGACAATCCATATTTAAAATCTTATTTTTTAAAGCAGAAATTGCGCTCTTAAACATAGATGAAGCACTATAAAAAAGCACAGGAGTGCATAAAACAAATTCAGCAAAATTAATAATATCTTGAACGCTTTGCTCCATACTAGAAAAATACCCAGCATATCTTGCGATACTAAGCCACATAATATTCATAACACAAGCAATTGCTACAATTAGTTTTGAATAAAACTCAATATGAGTTCTTTTAGCTTTCATTGTTGTATTTGGATTGTAAGCTAGTGGGATATAGCCTAGAGATATTATTATATTTAATATATCTTTTGCTTTAGTTTTATTAGGATTATATTCTATACTTGCTCTTTTTGTTTGATAATTTATATTAATTTCTAATACGCCTTCATTTTTAAGCAGCATTTTTTCAATAAGCCATACACAAGCTGCGCAATGTAAATTATCTATTAAAATTAAAATTTTTTCATAATTATTTTCTTTTTCTATGAAAAAAGAGTTCTCATCATAAGAAATTTGCTCATTAATTTTAGATAAATTTGAAGCATTTTTGTAAAAATCTTCTAAATTATTTTCATTTATGAGATTAAAAACATTTTTACAACCATTACAGCAAAATGCGTTATTGCCTTGAAAAATCATACTATTTTTATCAAAATCTATTTTACAATGAGAACATTTCAATATAAATTCCTTTAATTTTATTGACAATTTTATCTTTAATTTATACAATAATTTTTAATACTTCGTTTTTTTACAATAAGGAAATCAATGGATAAAGATACACAGGTTGAAACTAAACCAGAGAAAAAAAATCAAAAAAAACATATCCCAGTAGATGGATACAAAATAGAAGAATTAAAATTATTACCTTTAGAAAAGTTAATTGAAATAGCTTATGAGGCTGATGTTGAAAATCCTAGAGAATTTCGTCGTCAAGAGTTAATGTTTGAAATTTTAAAAGCTCAAACAAAAAAAGGTGGTTTTATACTCTTTACAGGTATTTTAGAGATTAACCAAGAAGGTTATGGCTTTTTAAGAGCTATGGATGCAAATTTAAGTGATAGTGTAAATGATGCTTATGTTAGTAACTCACAGATTAAAAAATTTGCTTTAAGGGTAGGTGATATTGTAACGGGTCAAGTAAGAGAGCCAAGAGAACAAGAAAAATATTATGCACTTTTGAAAATCGAAGCGATTAATTATTTACCTTTAGCAGAAGCTAGAAAAAGAGCTTTATTTGATAACTTAACTCCAATTTTTCCAACAGAAAAATTACAACTTGAATACGACCCTTTAAAGCTAACGGGTAGGGTGCTTGATTTATTCACACCTATTGGAAAAGGTCAGCGTGGATTAATAGTAGCACCTCCTAGAACAGGAAAAACTGAATTAATGAAAGAATTAGCAACTGCAATTGCTAAAAATCATCCTGAAAGCCAACTAATAGTGCTTTTAATTGATGAGCGACCTGAAGAAGTAACTGATATGCAAAGATGTGTAAAAGGTGAAGTTTTTAGCTCTACATTTGATCAACCTGCATTAAATCATGTGCGTGTGGCTGAACTTGTGATTGAAAAAGCTAAGCGTTTAGTAGAAATGGGTAAAGATGTAATAATCTTACTTGATAGTATCACAAGACTTGCTCGTGCTTATAATACTGCAACTCCTAGTAGTGGTAAGGTTTTAAGTGGTGGTGTTGATGCAAATGCACTTCATAAGCCAAAAAGATTTTTTGGAGCTGCTAGAAATATTGAGCATGGTGGAAGCTTAACAATAGTTGCAACTGCTTTAATTGATACGGGTTCAAGAATGGATGATGTGATTTTTGAAGAATTTAAAGGAACAGGAAATAGCGAAATCGTTCTTGATAGAAATATTTCAGATAGAAGAATATATCCAGCTATAAATATTACAAAGAGTGGAACGAGAAAAGAAGAATTATTGCAAGGGCCAATTAACTTACCTAAGATTTGGGCAATTCGCTCAGCTATGAATTCTATGGAAGATGTAGAAGCGCTTAAATTTTTATATGCAAAAATGCTAAAAACTCAAAATAATGAAGAATTATTGTCAGGATTAAATGAATAATATGCAAAATTTATCACTTAAATATCGTCCAAAAAATTACGATGATTTAGTAGGACAAAGTGCTGTTAGTAAGAGTTTAAAATATGCACTAGATAGTAAAAACATAGCTAATGCTTATCTTTTTTCTGGTCTTCGCGGGAGTGGAAAGACTAGCTCTGCTAGGATATTAGCAAAAGCACTAAATTGTGAGCGTGGGATTAGCTCAAAACCTTGCGGAATGTGTGCTAGTTGCGTTAGTAATGATGGAATAGATATTTATGAGCTTGATGCGGCTAGTAATCGTGGTATTGATAGTATTCAAGATTTAATAGAAAATACAAAATATGCACCACTTCATTCAAGATTTAAGATTTTTATAATTGATGAAGTGCATATGCTTACTCGTGAAGCCTTTAATGCACTTTTAAAAACACTTGAAGAACCACCTAGTCATGTTAAATTTATTTTAGCAACAACAGACCCTAATAAATTACCAGCTACTATTTTAAGTAGGGTTTTACATTTTAGATTTAAAAAAATTCCTTTACAAGATATAGTAAGTAGAATGGAATTTATATTAACAAATGAACAAATTCCTTATGAAAAAGAAGCCTTAAATTTAATCGCAAGAAGTGGTGGTGGCTCTATGCGTGATAGTCTTACTTTATTAGAGCAAGGCATAATTTATTCTCAAAAAAGACTTAGCAAAGAAAGCATTGCTTTAATGTTAGGATTAATAGATGTAAATATTATTAGAAATTTTTTTAATAGTATTTTAAATTCAGATGAAAGTGGTATATTTAAATTTTTAGAACTTGCTAAATCTTATGAGATAGAAACTATTTTAGATGAAATGAGTGCTTACTTAAAAGATTGTTTTTATAGTAAAAATAATAATTTTTCATTACTTTTATATGATAGATTTTTTCATATTTTAGCAAAAGCAAAAAATATGGCAAAAATTAGCGATGATGATGATTTTATATTATGCGTTATGTCGTTTATGCTAAAAGAGGCTGTAAATTTAAAAAGCATTGATGAAAAAATAGATGAATTAAATGAAGTGAATGATAATGAAAAAGACTTTAATAATTTTGTAAATAGTGTTGCTAAACGTGATTATAAATTAGGTGAAATTTTAAAAAATAGAGCATCATTTGTTAGTTTTGATGGTAATGAATATTGTATTAAGGTAAATCCTGAAAATGAAGATGAGAAACAACATTTTAGGACTTTTTATTCATCAGTTATAAAACCGATATTTACTAATATATTTAACGATGCTAAGTTAGTAATTAAGACTGATATTGTAAAAAATGATGAAGTAAAAAAAGTTGATAGTTCTAATGAAATAAGTGTTAAAAATAATATAAATTATCAAAGTGTAGAAAATGAAATAAGATATCCTGAGTATCAAAGCGATGATTATTTAGACGACTTAGCTAATACAAACGATTATAACGATGAATTAGATATACCTGATGAAGTTATGGAAAAATACGATGGTTATTTACAAGATTTGTTAATTGAAAGTATTTGTTTTATTAAAATTGAAGATGATATATTGTGTTTGTATGTTAATCCACCAGTTGATGAACAAAGAAAAGGAATTTTAAGAAATAATATTTTAAAATTTTTAAAAGAATGTCAAAATTATTACAAAATTGATAAATCAAAAATCATTAACATAAACGAAGATAGTAAAAAAAAACTTTAATTAATAATTCTCACAAAGAATTTATAAGAGAGCAAGAATATACAATAGCCAGAGAATTAGGTGTTAATGTAGTAAAGAAATTTGTATTAAAAGATGAAGTTAATAGCGATGATAAGATAATAAATTTAGAATTTAGTGATGTACAATTAAGTGAAGAAGAAAAGGAATTAAAAAATAAAATAAAAATTATTGAAGAAATTTTAGGACCTTTAAGCGAGATAAAACCTTGAAAAGTAATTTTATTTTGTTATAATCACCATTTGCTTACTGGGGTTGATTGGTTTCGACAGGATTAGTAAGGGATTAGTTGCATGCCGTGTTGCTACGTTAAACGCTAAATTAAAATTAAACGCAAACAAAAAAGAATTAGCTCCTGCTTACGCTTACGCTGCGTAAGCTCAGTTGAGCCCTGCGATGCTTAAAGCTTGTAATAGCATTAGCGGGTCATCATTCAAGCTAGTTTAAAGTTTTGGCTAGACTTTAAATAAAATAAAAGCCTTAGTTTTTACTAAAGTCGTAAGCTGCACTTGGTAAAAATGAATTTAAGCAGCCTACTAAGCATGTAGACGCTGGTTTTGAGCTAGTTTTGGACTGGAGTTCAAATCTCCACAACTCCACCAGACTTTATTACTTCTATTAATAATTATTAAATAATATAAATATATTTTTAAATATTTAGGAGAGAAAATGGAGCTTTTACATAAGGATTGCAAAAGTAAATTAGATATATTAAAAGAGCATTTTGCTGAATGTTTTGATAAAGATGGAAAATTTAATTTAGAAAAATTCCAAAGCGAAATAGTTGCTAACGGGGGGGGGGATTTTACAAATGAGAGTTATAGTTTAAATTTTTTAGGCAAAAAACACGCAAAATATCTAGCAAATCTAAAACCATCAAGCTACCTTAAACAAAACGGCACATTTAATGAAAATCTAAAACAAAATCTACTCATAAAAGGCGATAATTTAGAAGTCTTAAAACACTTACAAAATAGCTATTATAAAAATTATTATTTTATTTGCTAATAATATTTAAAATATTATTTCTTATTTTAATAGTTAAAGGAGAAATAATGCAAAGAAATAGAAGTCAAGGATGGCAACATGCCAAGAAAAGCGGTCATAGCAATGAATAATTAGTGGCTTTTGAAATTAGTAATAATGAAAATTTTAGAAATAATTTATTGCAAAGATTGGGTTTGTTAGGATATATCGTTAAGTCAGAAATTGAATTTACAGGTCTATCAGAAAAAAATATAGATAGCATTTTAGAATCTAAAACCAAATCTAAAACCGATTTAAAATTACAATTAGGTTTTTGCAGTAATGATAAAATAGTAAATATTTCCATAAAAAAGAGCCTTGGAGGGCAGGTTTATTTAATTACACCTAATAATTTTATAAACGGAATGGAGAATAAAATTGGCAAAATAAACGACGATATTAAACTTGCTATCAACTTGTATTGGGGTAGCTACGATGATATTGATAATATTATAGACAAGCATGGTGTGAATAAATCATACGAATTTAGAAAATCTAGATTGCTAGGTGATACATTAAAAAATTTTAATACAAAGCTTTATAATGATTTACTTCTATGGTTTAAAACAAATATTTATGCAATAACAAAATTTGTATTTTCTACTGGGTTAAGTTTGGATAAAAATACTTGGGCTGAATA
This window harbors:
- the ureB gene encoding urease subunit beta, whose product is MKLGEIIYAQGDIVCNEGRESIEIEVVNTGDRPVQVGSHYHFYETNKLLEFDREKARGKRLDIISGTAVRFEPGMKKSVKLIDLAGSREVWGQNCKINGKLDK
- the ureC gene encoding urease subunit alpha, which translates into the protein MFKITRAEYASHFGPTTGDSIRLADTNLFARVEKDYTKYGEECKFGGGKTLRDGMGQNSRFLDKDVVDLVITNALIIDYTGIYKADIGIKNGKIHAIGKGGNPDITDDIDFVTGVGTEALAGEGLIVTAGGIDTHIHFINPEQVDEALSNGITTLFGGGTGPNDGSKATTCTPGIFNIKRMLQGTDDLPINIGLYAKGHGSNVEVNLEQLRAGAAGLKIHEDWGTTKSAIDNALKAAEIADVSVGIHTDTLNEYGCVEDTKAAINGRTIHTFHTEGAGGGHAPDIIKLAGEPNILPASTNPTMPFTVNTIEEHLDMLMVCHHLSKNVKEDVAFADSRIRKETIGAEDVLHDMGVISIMSSDSQAMGRIGEVVSRTWQTAHKMKIQRGALGNDSEYSDNERIKRYIAKYTINPAIAAGISTYVGSVEVGKIADLVLWDPKSFGTKPKLIIKGGFCLHSVMGDSNASIPTPQPVMHRKMFGALGVALHETCYSFMCKMAVDANVAKEYGIKKQVLPIQGAASAKKSDMKLNNATPKIEVDPQTYVVTVDGEVAYSEPATELPLTQRYYLF
- a CDS encoding urease accessory protein UreE, with protein sequence MIVKTILGNIKDYDTKGKMIDNVKVSPDDRLKHILRLTSDSGVEIGISLDNGHFHNGDILGEDDKRVFVIECLPQSVILIKPKDMMQMGFVAHSIGNRHMPAVFEDGFMIVEDDYLIIEWLEENQVSYEKTQKVLRHALKHASHHH
- a CDS encoding urease accessory protein UreF, with the protein product MLGQFLFDSAFANGAYSHSFGLESYISWGVVKDASSFQKWLESYMLDVFATSDGAIYAIACGLKGKKLSLLKLAKVANSSMASAEYKAAGISMARATLKNTEFMHDEYASWYYKACENDEFCNPAIAFSVLGQNMAVEYAYSSIKTLTQNATRAIPLSYKKSSELLHINLDLAKRSADKSFYLASNILKDGFVSLENTKMLFSTHYELDIAMLSHERLDFRLFMS
- a CDS encoding heavy metal translocating P-type ATPase translates to MKCSHCKIDFDKNSMIFQGNNAFCCNGCKNVFNLINENNLEDFYKNASNLSKINEQISYDENSFFIEKENNYEKILILIDNLHCAACVWLIEKMLLKNEGVLEININYQTKRASIEYNPNKTKAKDILNIIISLGYIPLAYNPNTTMKAKRTHIEFYSKLIVAIACVMNIMWLSIARYAGYFSSMEQSVQDIINFAEFVLCTPVLFYSASSMFKSAISALKNKILNMDCLVTFGASLVYIYSIYAMFARLSYVYFDSVAMIICFVFIGRFLEQLSYKQALENIDFLSDLLNASVNIVKNDKIEKISVTKIKKDDVIRVFLGDKILIDGTCKSLQARLNLSAITGESELVDIKQGDFIKSASVVECASFDYIANCTFQDSYINKLAKLLNKTKKSNLEKLTDKIGVYFCYAIFSIAFLCFLYNMSDIQEAIIRSVSLLIIACPCALALSAPVGNLLCLHEALKLKVLFKNSNYIENLSKIDIAVFDKTGVLTKSKLELLSQINLNNYEKSILKAILDKNNHFIASSLNEYIKDTKPSLKDFKLTQLSGLGVIAEFENDKYYLGSAKLLNNHNINANSKNETEMFFAKNDEILEHFVFSNQLNDDALELINYFKKQNIKVIMLSGDKQKPCEKIAKELQIDDLYSECLPEDKLKIIQNLSKNNKVLMVGDGINDALALKLALVSISFKNATNLALNSSDIIMLDNKLIGIKNSHLLAKRTYRLIKTNLALSFLYNIVSIPLAFMGLINPLIASIFMSLSSICVILNSIRIKNYAKKIKNLK
- the rho gene encoding transcription termination factor Rho, yielding MDKDTQVETKPEKKNQKKHIPVDGYKIEELKLLPLEKLIEIAYEADVENPREFRRQELMFEILKAQTKKGGFILFTGILEINQEGYGFLRAMDANLSDSVNDAYVSNSQIKKFALRVGDIVTGQVREPREQEKYYALLKIEAINYLPLAEARKRALFDNLTPIFPTEKLQLEYDPLKLTGRVLDLFTPIGKGQRGLIVAPPRTGKTELMKELATAIAKNHPESQLIVLLIDERPEEVTDMQRCVKGEVFSSTFDQPALNHVRVAELVIEKAKRLVEMGKDVIILLDSITRLARAYNTATPSSGKVLSGGVDANALHKPKRFFGAARNIEHGGSLTIVATALIDTGSRMDDVIFEEFKGTGNSEIVLDRNISDRRIYPAINITKSGTRKEELLQGPINLPKIWAIRSAMNSMEDVEALKFLYAKMLKTQNNEELLSGLNE
- the dnaX gene encoding DNA polymerase III subunit gamma/tau, whose translation is MNNMQNLSLKYRPKNYDDLVGQSAVSKSLKYALDSKNIANAYLFSGLRGSGKTSSARILAKALNCERGISSKPCGMCASCVSNDGIDIYELDAASNRGIDSIQDLIENTKYAPLHSRFKIFIIDEVHMLTREAFNALLKTLEEPPSHVKFILATTDPNKLPATILSRVLHFRFKKIPLQDIVSRMEFILTNEQIPYEKEALNLIARSGGGSMRDSLTLLEQGIIYSQKRLSKESIALMLGLIDVNIIRNFFNSILNSDESGIFKFLELAKSYEIETILDEMSAYLKDCFYSKNNNFSLLLYDRFFHILAKAKNMAKISDDDDFILCVMSFMLKEAVNLKSIDEKIDELNEVNDNEKDFNNFVNSVAKRDYKLGEILKNRASFVSFDGNEYCIKVNPENEDEKQHFRTFYSSVIKPIFTNIFNDAKLVIKTDIVKNDEVKKVDSSNEISVKNNINYQSVENEIRYPEYQSDDYLDDLANTNDYNDELDIPDEVMEKYDGYLQDLLIESICFIKIEDDILCLYVNPPVDEQRKGILRNNILKFLKECQNYYKIDKSKIININEDSKKKL